GAACTTGAAACCTTGAGGTAAATTTTGAACCTGCTAAATTACTGAGTCAACCTCTAGTCTAGTATTTAGGGGATTCAAAATCTATATAtgtacataaaaaatgaaaaaatactatatatatacaatgtaactTTTTGTCGAGGGGGTTTGGGTGAACACCCTCCGCTCCCCTTGATCTGCCCCTGCCTATCTAGGATGAACATGAGCTTAACACTTACTCCATGGAATAGGACATAATTTACTTTGGTCGCACTACTATTGGTAAAGAGAGAGAGAGCCAAGTTCTCTGAGACGATTTGGAGATGTCATGCCTGCAATTGCCTAAATTAGCATGACATTATGCTTAATAGAATGGGTGTTATGCCGGTTCTTTTCTAGAAATAAGTTTCCTTGATCTTTCACCCAATAAACAAAATAGATACAAGAAAGTAGAAACAAAGAGGTATAGAGGAGCTGATATTAGCTTGAACTATATGCATTCATCATCTTTTCCAAATTATGAAGCTTAATGCTATTGTTTGGCAACACTACTCACTCTCATGCTGCCCAACACTTACTCTTGCTTGAAATCTGGAAGTGTCCAGCCATTTTACAGAGACAGTTGTTACGAGTAATATTGTTCTTCTACCTAATGCAGGGAAAATGTTGCTCATCAACGATCTGTGGCTGCCAGTTTGGTTCAGGGCGTCTACATCCTAGAGCGTGACAAGCAAGAAAAACGGAAGGGAAGTCAAGCTCTTGCTCCTCCATGGTGGAGACATTTCCAATTTGAGTTATATCGCGTGCTTGTTGATGATGTTGATTCCTGCATTTTTGGTGCTATATATAAATTTGCACCCTCAAAATCTTATTTTGACGGTTCCAAAGATAAAAGCCAACGATTTGTTATTGCTTTCCGTGGGACCTTAACCAAAGGTGATGCATTTTCACGAGATATACAATTGGATGTCCACATTCTCAGGAATGGACTTCATCAGACTTCACGCTTTGAGACAGCCATTCAAGCTGTTCGACATGTGGTTGCAACATTTGGAAGCTCAAGTATCTGGCTAACTGGTCATTCCTTAGGGGCTGCAATGGCAATGCTTGCTGGAAAAACCATGGCAAAGACTGGTGTATTTCTAGATGCATTTTTGTTTAATCCGCCATTCTTGTCGGCCCCAATTGAAAgaattaaagataaaaaggtGAAACATGGAATCAGATTTGCAACCAGTGTTATAACAGCTGGACTTGCTTTTGCTGTGAAGCATAAAAACGTGAATAATCAATCTGGAGATACATTTGTTGCATTATCTGCATGGACACCGTGCCTATATGTGAATCCATCGGATCCTATTTGCGCAGAATACATTGGCTATTTTGAACACCGGGAAAACATGGATACAATGGGAGCAGGAGTTATCGAGAAGGTAGCAACCCAACACTCACTTGGTGGTCTTGTCTTGAATTTCATGGGGAAGGACTGTGATGAGCCATTGCACCTTATTCCATCAGCCAATTTAACAGTAAATTTGACTCCTCCGTCAGACTTCAAAGAAGCTCACGGGATTCACCAATGGTGGAACCCTGATTTACTTGTAGAGTCCAAGAAACACCAGTTTACATGAATGATGATATAAAACAGATACCACTACACCGATAGATGGTATGCTTGTCTAATTTGTTCCCTTGCTCGAGTATATTTATAGTTATCGACACATTACATTTTGCTCTTAGCTTAATAGTTGTGCCTTCTACTGGTGCTGAAGTTGCTTTACAGATGCATTGTCATCTCTTGTTACCTTCGACTCCAGTTTTATTCGTTCATGTTTCTATGTTTTGGTGAATCTATCTATCAGTTCTGTGCCTCATCCTATTACCTATTGTTGAGTGTTACAAATTGAAATTGTGCATATACTACCCATTGTattattgataatatttttgttatagaaGTATCCCTTGTGAGATTATTTCTGTTTGGTATTTTGTATTCGAACTAATGCCGTGTTTCAAGGGAACAACTTTTGAGATTCTTTTCACCATTTGTCAAGTTGAGTCGTCGTGGCAGAGCAATCGATTAGGAAAATTCCTTATGATCTTTCGAATATATACAGAGCAGTAGTTAAATAAGACAAGTATCCCACACTCACACATCCAAGAAGGAATGTGGGGGGAAATGGAGAGGAGACGGATCCGAAACTATCATATTTGTAAACACATATGGTAAGATAAAAACAACTATTatgttgttgtatattgtgcTGTCATCAATAAAACCTGCAGGTACCCCTTATCTGTTTTGTCACTGCTGCCATTGAAGGTCTTTTATTTGGATACTGAAAAGTACAGCAAACTGCAAGCTGTAACAGAAGGACCATTTGCTCAGCACTACTCTGGTCATGTTTAGGCAGCAGGGTGTCAAAAACATCGATGACCGGCTTCTCTTGAAACATGGAACGGATCCACTTAGGTAAATCTACTCCTTTGTTCTTGGTAAATGCATCTAGTGGAGCTTTACCAGTTAATAGTTCCAAGAGCAGAACACCAAAGCTATAGACATCTGACTTTTGTGAGACTTCATGAGCATTTGTCACTTCTGGTGCGCGATAACCAGCCACGAGCTCTAGTCTTGTATCTGAAGAGAGAATTCGTGCAATGGAAAACTCAGATAGATGAACACCTGATAAGGAGTCGGTGAGGAAAACATTGGATGATCTTATGTTTCCATGGCAGAAATCCGAGCCTCGGGAATGGAGAAATTCGATTGCACGGGCAACTCCATATGCAATGCTACTTCTTACTTCCCATGTAAGTGAGGCCTTACTCCTACCTTCATTCCctatatatttaatatcaaaGTTAAAAGTCAGAACTCTCTATAACAACCTTCAACAAATGTTTTCTAGGGAATCGATTGTTCATGTTATACTATATATTCTCTATAATAGCATTACACTATAGCAGCCAAAAAACATTGGAATAAACAACGTTGTTATAGAGAGGTTTGACTCTATCAGATCACTATATAACAATCATCCTCTACAACATTTCACTATAATAACCATGTCTTCTCTGCAACCGATGGTTTCTGTTATATTATATGTGCTCTATAACAACATTTCACTATAGCAACAAAAAAACTATCGGAATAAACAACGTTGCTATAGAGAGTTTTGACTCAGTCAGTTCTCTCTATAACAATCATCCTCTATATCCATGTTTTTTGTGGAACTGATTGTTTgtgttatgttatattatatgttttctaTAACATCATTTCACTATAGCAACCAAAATATATCAGAACAAACGACGTTATAGAGAGGAGATAATGATGAAGAAAACATACCATGTAAACGAAAAGCTAAGCTTCCCATTCTAACATAATCATATACAAGAAGAATTTCATTCTGATGCCAACAATATCCTCTAAGAGGAAGCAAATTTTCATGAACCATCTTTCCTACTTCACCAATTTTATCTCTGAATTCTTCCTCAGCTAAGCAACCAACCTTCAATCTTTTCACAGCTACTGCATTTTTCCCTGGCAACTCCGACTTATAACTCGTCCCGAAAACGCCTTTCCCTAAAACTCCGGCCGTTGAACGTAACAATTCGTCTAAT
This genomic stretch from Solanum stenotomum isolate F172 chromosome 10, ASM1918654v1, whole genome shotgun sequence harbors:
- the LOC125842105 gene encoding GDSL esterase/lipase At4g10955-like isoform X1, yielding MATSNDIVTATKGQEEQNVLISEKELFDQCGPVHLTAIDWENVAHQRSVAASLVQGVYILERDKQEKRKGSQALAPPWWRHFQFELYRVLVDDVDSCIFGAIYKFAPSKSYFDGSKDKSQRFVIAFRGTLTKGDAFSRDIQLDVHILRNGLHQTSRFETAIQAVRHVVATFGSSSIWLTGHSLGAAMAMLAGKTMAKTGVFLDAFLFNPPFLSAPIERIKDKKVKHGIRFATSVITAGLAFAVKHKNVNNQSGDTFVALSAWTPCLYVNPSDPICAEYIGYFEHRENMDTMGAGVIEKVATQHSLGGLVLNFMGKDCDEPLHLIPSANLTVNLTPPSDFKEAHGIHQWWNPDLLVESKKHQFT
- the LOC125842105 gene encoding GDSL esterase/lipase At4g10955-like isoform X2, whose protein sequence is MILLQLQRENVAHQRSVAASLVQGVYILERDKQEKRKGSQALAPPWWRHFQFELYRVLVDDVDSCIFGAIYKFAPSKSYFDGSKDKSQRFVIAFRGTLTKGDAFSRDIQLDVHILRNGLHQTSRFETAIQAVRHVVATFGSSSIWLTGHSLGAAMAMLAGKTMAKTGVFLDAFLFNPPFLSAPIERIKDKKVKHGIRFATSVITAGLAFAVKHKNVNNQSGDTFVALSAWTPCLYVNPSDPICAEYIGYFEHRENMDTMGAGVIEKVATQHSLGGLVLNFMGKDCDEPLHLIPSANLTVNLTPPSDFKEAHGIHQWWNPDLLVESKKHQFT
- the LOC125842107 gene encoding probable inactive receptor kinase At1g48480, which codes for MPWSPTDIVGIELVFFGDHGGYGLDELLRSTAGVLGKGVFGTSYKSELPGKNAVAVKRLKVGCLAEEEFRDKIGEVGKMVHENLLPLRGYCWHQNEILLVYDYVRMGSLAFRLHGNEGRSKASLTWEVRSSIAYGVARAIEFLHSRGSDFCHGNIRSSNVFLTDSLSGVHLSEFSIARILSSDTRLELVAGYRAPEVTNAHEVSQKSDVYSFGVLLLELLTGKAPLDAFTKNKGVDLPKWIRSMFQEKPVIDVFDTLLPKHDQSSAEQMVLLLQLAVCCTFQYPNKRPSMAAVTKQIRGTCRFY